The genomic region AGTACTCTTATGGAAATTGGTGAAGGTACTGAAAGGAAAAAGGGCTTTATCAGCTTTGTATCAAATATCACCTTGAATATACCGAGATTCGGCACTATTGAATGCACTGGAGATGCAAGGGCTGACAAAAAAAGTTCATTGGATTCTGCAGCACTGGTTATGCTTTATGAGCTTGAACAGCAGGGGAAGCTCATCATTGGTGAATCCTAACAAGTCTACAAGCTTTCTGATTCAAGATATAGAGAATGGTGTTGGTATTATCCAGCAGTCGACAATCTCATTCATTTTTCCTTACAGTACCCGACAGCCAAGTTCTCTCGGTGTCAAATGTAAGCTGTGACCATGAGTGTCATGCTATAACAAAATATCAAGTACATGTATATAGTCCATTTAATAATGAATGTAGCAATAAGAATTGCTAATAAGTACTTTATCATTCTGTAATTGTCTACTTGAAAACATGATATACAATTGTAGATTCCCAAAGCTAAAAGCTTTTACCAAAGCAATTCGCTCTAGAGTTTGGAACACATATTTGTAATTGGCTCTTAATAGTTCCTATTTGGTTAATTTACAGTCATTCATTCACCAATGACAAACAAAATTCGATAAATTCACTCCTCATTGCCAAAAAATGTTGTATATTTAAAGAAGGGTAATGCCATAATAAGATGTATTTctactcttttccttttttttttttgtttcttttcattattctcCTTGAAATGTTGATGCTGCGACTGAAGGCTCAATCCATCTTCAGTCGTGGTATATGATGAAAGGTACCCAACGCAAAGACATTTTAGGCTCTAATCAGGAGCTCATATACATTACTGTTATTATCTCCACTAACACGCTTCAACATTTCAAAGCTTTTACGACTTCCTAAGAAGTCAATTCGTTTGAAATTTACATATCCACAGTCTACTGTCTCTTTGCTAGAGTACACTGCTCGAAGCCGGTCAGCATGCCGTGAGTCGGTGTGAATAGCAGCCTCTACTTCATGAGCTGACATGTTCTCCTACAAAAGAGAAGCAACGCAAGCAAAAGTTTCTGGTAAAGATTGATTGCCTTTGAACATGTTGCATAAACAAGATATTATATCTGCATATACAACCCAGTTAAGTACAATAATTTGGGGAAGAAAAACTTATCCAAGTCATACCTGATAAAAGGCATATATATAATCCAAAACCTGCAAACATGTAAAGCCGTTATCGCTGAAATATGTCTGTGAAGAAGGCCCCATCTCAGAAAATCGATCAACCGGAAATTGTATTGTAAGAAAGTGGTTTTTGAATATCAACTCATTTTTCTCACTGCCAACAAGTTATAGAAAACAGACGGGAGTGAGATAATGcgctaattaaattaaaacatgaaaaagaaaaaaactaatggGACAAATGACAAATTTCTATAACAGCAGAATGTGACTAATAACCTTTCTGTAAGTGACCGGGTTAAGTTAGTAAAAGAGGCCCCATAGTCCTTGCCATCCCCATTTGCATCAAAGAATACAGATTGATGATCACTAGCATCTTCACTACTAAAAGAGTCGGTGTAAATAGAAGCAGTTGAAGTAGGCTCAGATATTGACCAGCAAATTGAATCCAGGAGACTGCTTGGGCTTATTGGACGGATTGGGGTTTGACAAGTCTGAAAGAAAACAGATGTTCAAAGAAATGCAATAGTTCACAACAAtacataaaatcatttcagTAAAGTAGTCTTTAATTATATGCTAGATAAATACCTGCATTCCATAAAGAAAGCATAAGCAAGTGCATACACATGCTTGTGTTTGAACACAAACAGATGAAATGGGTAGCAATCAGCTTACATTTTTGCAATTTGCATGGCATGCATGCTGTAAGATAAGGAGCCTCCATAGATTACACGCTATGATATGAAATATAGGAAACCACTGATTGTCAAAAATGAACAAGTGAATCATATTCAGTGAGCAAGCCCATCAATACCTTTTAGTTTGCCTCCAGCAACTCAGAAGTCAATCAATCTGACACCTAATATCATTTTGGCAGCGTGCTTTCTAACGTGCATGAATAGATGAACAAGGAACCATGGTGTGGTTAGCGCTGCAACCATTCAGCGTGTCCCCACTCAAATGCCCAAGGTTCATCCAGTTAAAATTTCTTCCATGCAACTGAGTTTACAGTTAAAATGACTTACTGTAGTCTCTCGGGTTTTACATAGTatagtttcaatttttaacattaaataacaaaaacagtGATGCCTAATTGCTCAAGTCAAGAATGAGGCATGGTTGAAAATATCCAAGGCTCTTTCACATGATGATAACAAGCATGACAGGATAAACCCACATTAGTGTAAAGCCCTAAAACATACTGAACATAATTAACCACTTGCCTGCATACGACGACTGCGACGATTTCTAACCCCAGTTTTAGCTAAATGAACAATCTGTTGCCTCTCTTCATGACTTGCATTCCTTCTGAAGCTCTGAGTATCTTGAGTGAAATTGGCCACATTATTTTCCTattaaaacaaaagtaaaagcTTAACATTAGCATAATACTCAGAGAAGCTAAATAAACAACAACAAATCAGCACACAACCATACAAGAGAACAtcaatttaatgaattaaaatgCATCAAAACTGACGAATGTAGATGGTTGAAACCTAAACTGAACCTAATTAGCAGAAATAAAAAGACTTGACCCCTAAATGGAGAGTTTAAAAGGTCAATAGCTTGAAAGAAATCTGTTAAAAATTCTGATTCTGAATCTGTACAAGCACGAGCTTATCAATTGGAGAGTTCACCTATAAATCATCCATCATCACCCAATTACAGTCTTCTGTTCATCCACACCTTCAAAATTGTTCTAAGTGGTTCAATCTATTCCCTTTTTTCATATACAATCATTCATGCTTGGTCCTATTCCATTACCCTAACAACTAATATATCCAGCATCACAGGAAAGGAATAATAAGGCATCTTTTGCTATCATAGAAGTAAAAGATGTGGATCTATTTCTCAAATGAGTTCCAGTACAATTATCATAGGAAAGAAATGGCACTGTATCCTAATTCTGACAACAAAATATTAGAAAATACCTCTCCTATAATGCCATTATGAGAATTTTCAAGCACTGCCCCAATCTGCCTAGCCAAATCAGCAGACATGTGAACAAGCCTCTGCAGACACCTATCCTTAGCTGTTTTCAGGACCCACAGTGGCTGAGACatattaaatatcaaatcagTTTCAGCATAACAAAGCATTGATTATTGGTAGAAGTGTTATGCATATTGCCTGTGATGACATCATACGAAAACTGGGAGAAATAACAACAATGTCAGAATCAAAATCATTATATGATGATGCACAAAATACCCTATTCGCATAATGCACTCGTACACACTCACCGTAACAATGTTGTTAGAGTGGCCAATATATTGTTGGATAGAATTCCCTTCACACACTACATGACTTGCACTGCAACCAATAAACCATCGATCTACAACTGTGGCCCCTTCTTTAGAAACTGCCTCAAGAACCTACCAACATATTAAATGTGTCAAAGAATTGCTAAAAGCGACATACAAGTTGAACATAACCAAAATAGTGAGTTATTTACTAGTCTGGCAATGATATATAGACAGTGACACACCAAATCTAGGACCTGAGTTCATGATTTAAACCATGCAAGATATTCTGAACTAGCATTTCAAAGAGGAAAAACTAATTTTAAGGAGGAAATTGAATATCACCTTACTCCGCAGTTCATCTGAAATATCAGAATCAATGTACATAGTATGACCAGATAGCATTGCGTCCATACTTTTATTAAGATCTCTACCAGAAAATCGTACATTTGGTTTTTccatcatgccaaatttcttGCCTTCGTGAAAACCAGCAGGAAGACATGAACTTTCAGTAGCAGTAGACCTAACAAGCCGATTCAACTCATCTACACGTGTGCCATGTTCTCCAACACCCTTCACAGTGTAGAGTGATTCACTTAACCTTACTGCAGtaaatggagaaaaaaaatgatttttataccACTAATAACAGAAATCAAATTAGTTCTCAAAGTTcctttacttttcaaaatactCAAGCTCTGCTTATCCTAAGAAATCAGGGTTTCACTTCCTTAAATTACTAACAAGGATGAATGCTTCCTAAACCATGTAAAGAAATCTCACATGGAAGTTACTTATCCACAACTGAGATGCACATAAGCAAGGCACCAAAATTGCACCATAGAAGTCTCACTCTATACTACCTGGACAATTGTGCAGACAGACCGTAAGCTGATTATTTCTGAATTATACGATTCTATGGtagaatttgaaataaaaaagacaCTTGGAGATTCCAATTAAGAGTTCAAAAATCAGCCACATTATAACAGCAGATGGTTCACAGAACATATCAACTGCAATCAGCATTGTGGTTCAGCAGCTGGTAACATAAGTATCATATTCTTATTCCTGACACTTATCCAAATTCTGAAATCGATTCCTTAAACGGACTATTAGGAGGGCAACAGTATCCAAATTCTGAAATCGATTCCTTAAACGGAATATTAGGAGGGCAACAGCATCTGCTGTAAGATAATGTAGCTAGAATTTTCATATTGGACAAACTTATAGCAGCACAAAAAGAGCATATCCCTAATACAGCATAAAACATATCACAACAGGGAAGTATAAAATAAGAAGTAGCCTAAACTTACCATTCCTCTTGACACTATCCACAAACCATCCAAGTGTAACAACGAACAGACCATTTCTTGATCCATGTTTTAAAGCATGCTCAAACTTGCGTCCGCTAACGCTGTAACTAAGGATTAAGGTTGACAGAACTATTGCAACAGTAGAAACAATAGGTAGACAGACAATAGgaaacatcatcatcatacacatAATATCCATCTGGTAAGTACAATAACGTcagaaaattttaaacatattGATCCTactattttctctttattccAAAATCAGCCAAGTTTCAAATTATGCCAAAATCTAAGTCATTTGAAAAGAACAATGATAACGAGAAAGGATATCTGGACCACCAAATGGGTACATTGAGGATGTAAACTAGGACTATATTGACCACCTAATCTCTCCGTTGCTTCCATGACTTGTTTCCTTGCTTCTGAACACAAAAAATACCAAACATGAACTTTAAGGGAGGAAAAAACTTAACTTATATAATAGCAAAACAAGATGAGTCCAATTACACAAGTTTAATTAAACTCAGACAGCAGTAAACTGTAACAAGTACCCAAATTGATCTAACAGAACAAGAAGCCAAAAAAGAGTCgtaagaagaaacaaaaagggcaTTTACTTAGGGACAAAACATAATTACCAACCTTTAGATAAGCCAGTAACGCAAATAACCAGACCAGAAAATGGACCGGTGGATCGAACCGTTAACGGTTCAGAGCCAAGAGAGGTAGAAGCAGGGGACATTGGTTCAAATGATCGGAAACTTCTAAATGAAGGTACTGAAGGCGAGAACCCAACAAACAACCTCGAACAACCTTTGCTGTTTATCACTTCCACCCTGTTAAGACcacccattttttttttattcaccTCAAATTTTCAGACAAAGattcaaacattattcaagaaaaaaaaccataaTGAGCAAACGAATTTAAAAAAACCCAGAGAAAGTAAACTCGAAATAAGTGAGTCAAAAGAATATAGAGAAGGAATCTTGAATGAGAAAAAAGAGGAATCAaagaaggaaaggaagaaaaagcaagAGAGTGAAGGCAAATGGAAATCAGAGACTGGAGACAAAACAGGgattttttttcgttttttgAGTGTGttaacttatatatatataacaggCTTTAGCGAAAGAAAAAGGTGAATTCTTTTTGAAAGGAGTGCTTTGTTTTTGGGCTCTGCCATAGAGTACACAGAGAAACTTTGGGTGGTGGTTTTTTAGCTTTATTGAGTGTTCTTTTGAATACGAACCATTTCAAAGTTTGCAGAGCGAAAAAGCCAGCCAAGCCAACTATCTAAAGCACGGGGacaaaggttttttttttttttttttggccaacttttttctctttttactgTAAATTTCTCGTGCTTTCAAAAGTTTgatccttttttctttctccaaaATGGGCTTGTGATTTCAATGAATTCACGAGCGTACCATTTGCCCAAGACCCAGCCAAGGCTTCAGGGGCTCCACCAGGGCTGAGGCGGGAGGCCCCTATCTTCAGAGCGAATAGCGGCAATGGTTTGAGTTCTAGCCAGTTAGGCAAATATGGGctttgatcatttttttatatagtttTTGCTGTGATGGTGACTTTGATGAGTTTGTGAGATTTTATCAACTTGAAATAGAATAGACCTGTTCTTTTCACAGCTACTTTGCCTGGTT from Theobroma cacao cultivar B97-61/B2 chromosome 9, Criollo_cocoa_genome_V2, whole genome shotgun sequence harbors:
- the LOC18588174 gene encoding uncharacterized protein LOC18588174 isoform X2 yields the protein MSPASTSLGSEPLTVRSTGPFSGLVICVTGLSKEARKQVMEATERLGGQYSPSLHPQCTHLVVQSVSGRKFEHALKHGSRNGLFVVTLGWFVDSVKRNVRLSESLYTVKGVGEHGTRVDELNRLVRSTATESSCLPAGFHEGKKFGMMEKPNVRFSGRDLNKSMDAMLSGHTMYIDSDISDELRSKVLEAVSKEGATVVDRWFIGCSASHVVCEGNSIQQYIGHSNNIVTPLWVLKTAKDRCLQRLVHMSADLARQIGAVLENSHNGIIGEENNVANFTQDTQSFRRNASHEERQQIVHLAKTGVRNRRSRRMQTCQTPIRPISPSSLLDSICWSISEPTSTASIYTDSFSSEDASDHQSVFFDANGDGKDYGASFTNLTRSLTESEKNELIFKNHFLTIQFPVDRFSEMGPSSQTYFSDNGFTCLQVLDYIYAFYQENMSAHEVEAAIHTDSRHADRLRAVYSSKETVDCGYVNFKRIDFLGSRKSFEMLKRVSGDNNSNVYELLIRA
- the LOC18588174 gene encoding uncharacterized protein LOC18588174 isoform X1 — protein: MGGLNRVEVINSKGCSRLFVGFSPSVPSFRSFRSFEPMSPASTSLGSEPLTVRSTGPFSGLVICVTGLSKEARKQVMEATERLGGQYSPSLHPQCTHLVVQSVSGRKFEHALKHGSRNGLFVVTLGWFVDSVKRNVRLSESLYTVKGVGEHGTRVDELNRLVRSTATESSCLPAGFHEGKKFGMMEKPNVRFSGRDLNKSMDAMLSGHTMYIDSDISDELRSKVLEAVSKEGATVVDRWFIGCSASHVVCEGNSIQQYIGHSNNIVTPLWVLKTAKDRCLQRLVHMSADLARQIGAVLENSHNGIIGEENNVANFTQDTQSFRRNASHEERQQIVHLAKTGVRNRRSRRMQTCQTPIRPISPSSLLDSICWSISEPTSTASIYTDSFSSEDASDHQSVFFDANGDGKDYGASFTNLTRSLTESEKNELIFKNHFLTIQFPVDRFSEMGPSSQTYFSDNGFTCLQVLDYIYAFYQENMSAHEVEAAIHTDSRHADRLRAVYSSKETVDCGYVNFKRIDFLGSRKSFEMLKRVSGDNNSNVYELLIRA
- the LOC18588174 gene encoding uncharacterized protein LOC18588174 isoform X3, whose product is MDQEMVCSLLHLDGLWIVSRGMGVGEHGTRVDELNRLVRSTATESSCLPAGFHEGKKFGMMEKPNVRFSGRDLNKSMDAMLSGHTMYIDSDISDELRSKVLEAVSKEGATVVDRWFIGCSASHVVCEGNSIQQYIGHSNNIVTPLWVLKTAKDRCLQRLVHMSADLARQIGAVLENSHNGIIGEENNVANFTQDTQSFRRNASHEERQQIVHLAKTGVRNRRSRRMQTCQTPIRPISPSSLLDSICWSISEPTSTASIYTDSFSSEDASDHQSVFFDANGDGKDYGASFTNLTRSLTESEKNELIFKNHFLTIQFPVDRFSEMGPSSQTYFSDNGFTCLQVLDYIYAFYQENMSAHEVEAAIHTDSRHADRLRAVYSSKETVDCGYVNFKRIDFLGSRKSFEMLKRVSGDNNSNVYELLIRA